One region of Takifugu flavidus isolate HTHZ2018 chromosome 14, ASM371156v2, whole genome shotgun sequence genomic DNA includes:
- the ska2 gene encoding spindle and kinetochore-associated protein 2 isoform X3, which translates to METAVEKVEAMFLKSKADLEYIEKRLKLDFINSGAENGCHTQAVSSVEASGQQQPISCGIRQLSDSAFKSVPLSIRSKVKLPELNSFYQQLQEHLCKNNSSLSMQKMKQLKLNMSEAKLKVLQHLTLIEIDKKGSVRLLM; encoded by the exons TTCCTGAAGTCAAAGGCAGACCTAGAATATATTGAGAAGCGCCTGAAATTGGACTTCATCAACAGCGGTGCAGAAAACGGCTGTCACACTCAAGCG GTGAGTTCTGTCGAAGCTTCAGGCCAACAGCAGCCAATAA GCTGTGGGATTAGGCAGCTGAGTGACTCGGCTTTTAAGAGTGTTCCTCTCAGCATTCGCTCCAAAGTTAAACTACCTGAACTCAACAGTTTCTATCAGCAACTGCAGGAGCATCTCTGCAAAAACAA CAGTTCCCTGAGCATGCAAAAAATGAAGCAGCTGAAGTTAAATATGAGCGAGGCGAAGCTGAAGGTCCTGCAGCATCTCACTCTAATTGAAATAGACAAGAAAGGTTCTGTTCGTCTTTTGATGTGA
- the ska2 gene encoding spindle and kinetochore-associated protein 2 isoform X1, which produces METAVEKVEAMFLKSKADLEYIEKRLKLDFINSGAENGCHTQAENPAVILADLGAIKAKHANLFFEMEEIAAAQRQSMGSVRRSINTIKELTQHLQPAGDVEVSSVEASGQQQPISCGIRQLSDSAFKSVPLSIRSKVKLPELNSFYQQLQEHLCKNNSSLSMQKMKQLKLNMSEAKLKVLQHLTLIEIDKKGSVRLLM; this is translated from the exons TTCCTGAAGTCAAAGGCAGACCTAGAATATATTGAGAAGCGCCTGAAATTGGACTTCATCAACAGCGGTGCAGAAAACGGCTGTCACACTCAAGCG GAAAATCCAGCAGTGATTCTCGCTGACTTGGGGGCAATTAAGGCTAAACATGCAAACTTGTTCTTTGAAATGGAGGAGATTGCAGCTGCACAGAGACAGTCAATGGGCTCTGTCAGAAGGAGCATAAACACTATAAAGGAGTTGACCCAACATTTGCAGCCAGCTGGTGATGTAGAG GTGAGTTCTGTCGAAGCTTCAGGCCAACAGCAGCCAATAA GCTGTGGGATTAGGCAGCTGAGTGACTCGGCTTTTAAGAGTGTTCCTCTCAGCATTCGCTCCAAAGTTAAACTACCTGAACTCAACAGTTTCTATCAGCAACTGCAGGAGCATCTCTGCAAAAACAA CAGTTCCCTGAGCATGCAAAAAATGAAGCAGCTGAAGTTAAATATGAGCGAGGCGAAGCTGAAGGTCCTGCAGCATCTCACTCTAATTGAAATAGACAAGAAAGGTTCTGTTCGTCTTTTGATGTGA
- the ska2 gene encoding spindle and kinetochore-associated protein 2 isoform X2 yields METAVEKVEAMFLKSKADLEYIEKRLKLDFINSGAENGCHTQAENPAVILADLGAIKAKHANLFFEMEEIAAAQRQSMGSVRRSINTIKELTQHLQPAGDVEVSSVEASGQQQPISCGIRQLSDSAFKSVPLSIRSKVKLPELNSFYQQLQEHLCKNNSLSMQKMKQLKLNMSEAKLKVLQHLTLIEIDKKGSVRLLM; encoded by the exons TTCCTGAAGTCAAAGGCAGACCTAGAATATATTGAGAAGCGCCTGAAATTGGACTTCATCAACAGCGGTGCAGAAAACGGCTGTCACACTCAAGCG GAAAATCCAGCAGTGATTCTCGCTGACTTGGGGGCAATTAAGGCTAAACATGCAAACTTGTTCTTTGAAATGGAGGAGATTGCAGCTGCACAGAGACAGTCAATGGGCTCTGTCAGAAGGAGCATAAACACTATAAAGGAGTTGACCCAACATTTGCAGCCAGCTGGTGATGTAGAG GTGAGTTCTGTCGAAGCTTCAGGCCAACAGCAGCCAATAA GCTGTGGGATTAGGCAGCTGAGTGACTCGGCTTTTAAGAGTGTTCCTCTCAGCATTCGCTCCAAAGTTAAACTACCTGAACTCAACAGTTTCTATCAGCAACTGCAGGAGCATCTCTGCAAAAACAA TTCCCTGAGCATGCAAAAAATGAAGCAGCTGAAGTTAAATATGAGCGAGGCGAAGCTGAAGGTCCTGCAGCATCTCACTCTAATTGAAATAGACAAGAAAGGTTCTGTTCGTCTTTTGATGTGA